One segment of Pseudomonas sp. FP2196 DNA contains the following:
- a CDS encoding MFS transporter: protein MSQELRLIRRITLKLIPFLILLYLIAYVDRSAVGFAKLHMGADIGIGDAAYGLGAGLFFIGYFLLEIPSNLMLERFGARRWFARIMITWGAITIGMAFVQGPHSFYVMRFLLGAAEAGFFPGVLYYITQWFPVRHRGKILGLFILSQPIAMMITGPVSGGLLGMDGVLGLHGWQWLFIVIGTPAILLTWPVLRWLPDGPQQVKWMDQAEKDWLTGELKKDLQEYGQTRHGNPLHALKDKRVLLLALFYLPVTLSIYGLGLWLPTLIKQFGGSDLVTGFVSSVPYIFGIIGLLIVPRSSDRLNDRYGHLAVLYVLGAIGLFLSAWLSLPVAQLAALCLVAFALFSCTAVFWTLPGRFFAGASAAAGIALINSVGNLGGYIGPFVIGALKEYTGNLASGLYFLSGVMVFGLILTGVVYRVLERKHVLPTDQFAASARGATRT from the coding sequence ATGAGCCAGGAATTGCGGCTTATTCGTCGCATCACACTGAAACTGATTCCCTTCCTGATCCTGCTGTACCTGATCGCCTATGTGGATCGCTCCGCCGTCGGCTTCGCCAAATTACACATGGGTGCCGACATCGGTATCGGTGATGCGGCTTATGGCTTGGGCGCCGGGCTGTTCTTCATCGGCTATTTCCTTCTCGAAATCCCCAGCAACCTGATGCTCGAACGCTTCGGCGCCCGACGTTGGTTTGCACGAATCATGATCACCTGGGGCGCGATCACCATCGGCATGGCGTTCGTGCAAGGCCCGCACAGTTTCTACGTGATGCGTTTTCTGCTCGGCGCGGCAGAGGCGGGGTTCTTTCCCGGTGTTCTGTACTACATCACCCAATGGTTCCCGGTGCGCCATCGCGGCAAGATTCTTGGCCTGTTCATCCTCTCCCAACCCATCGCGATGATGATCACCGGCCCGGTGTCCGGCGGTTTGCTCGGCATGGACGGCGTTCTTGGTCTGCACGGCTGGCAGTGGCTGTTCATCGTCATCGGCACCCCGGCGATCCTGCTGACCTGGCCGGTATTGCGCTGGCTGCCGGATGGCCCGCAACAAGTGAAATGGATGGATCAGGCCGAAAAGGACTGGCTGACCGGCGAGCTGAAAAAGGATCTGCAGGAATACGGCCAGACCCGTCACGGCAATCCGCTGCATGCGCTTAAAGACAAGCGCGTGTTGTTGCTGGCGCTGTTTTATCTGCCGGTGACTCTGAGCATTTATGGCTTGGGCTTGTGGCTACCGACCCTGATCAAACAGTTTGGCGGCAGTGATCTGGTGACCGGTTTCGTGTCGTCGGTGCCGTACATCTTCGGGATCATCGGCTTGCTGATCGTGCCGCGCAGTTCCGACCGTTTGAATGATCGCTACGGCCATCTGGCGGTGCTTTATGTGTTGGGCGCGATTGGCTTGTTCCTGAGTGCCTGGCTGTCGTTGCCGGTAGCGCAACTGGCGGCGTTGTGTCTGGTGGCGTTTGCGCTGTTCTCTTGCACGGCGGTGTTCTGGACGTTGCCCGGGCGGTTCTTTGCCGGCGCGAGTGCGGCGGCGGGAATCGCCTTGATCAACTCGGTGGGCAACCTCGGTGGTTACATCGGGCCGTTCGTGATTGGCGCGCTGAAGGAGTACACCGGGAACCTGGCGTCGGGGTTGTATTTCCTGTCGGGCGTGATGGTCTTCGGCCTGATCCTCACCGGTGTCGTCTACCGCGTACTGGAACGCAAACACGTGCTGCCGACCGACCAGTTCGCCGCCAGCGCCCGCGGCGCCACCCGAACCTGA